Sequence from the Arthrobacter pigmenti genome:
AGAGCGCAACGTCCTCCGCGCCGTTGGCGAAGGCGTACTCCATGGCGGACTCAACGTCCTGCCACTCGGTCATTCCAAGCCCGTAGCGGCCGTCCGGCGCAAATGGGGCTTCGCCGTCGTTCCGGTAGGAAACGAGCAGGCTGGTCATGCCGATCTCCCGTGCGGTGTGGACTGCCCTCAGCCCCTCCGAGCGCTGCACTCCCCTGCCGTGAACCATGATTGCCCACGTTCCAGCCGGTGCCTCGGCCCGGATAAGCCACGCCGGCGCGGAACCCCCAGAGACCGGGACATCCACGTGCTCATCCGCATAACCCAGGGCTGACGGGGTTGGATAGACCGCGCCACTCCACCATCCGCGTGTCGCTGAGCGGAGGTCGCCCGAGTACACAGCCTCGACGTCGCGTTGCACTGTGCCCTCCCTCGGCACGTAGGAACGGATCGCCCCGATGCGGGCATGACCGCCGCCGCCGTCGAAATAGAGGCTGTAGGTTCCCTCTATGGTTGTGTCCTCGTTCGCGGGCAGGATCACCTGCTGGCCGTCCGCTGTCTGGATCAGCGCAAGAATTTCAAGCTTCTCGTCGCGTTTGCGCGGCGTGACTACTTCCTTGGCGAAGTGGGCAGCCAGGGCGGAGGTGGCAGCGGCGACGATGGAGGTTGCCGCAGCGCCTGCGCCGAGGCCAAGAAGGGTCCAACGTAGCCACGGCTGGCCAGTTGCGACGGCGGGTGCAGTACTGGTGGGCATACTCCTATTGTGGCTGACTGTACTCACGCGGGACGAACATACCGGATGAGCGGAGTGTCGGTGAACAGCTAGGTGGGTCAACCGCGGCCCACTACTGTGGACTCATGGTTGAGACGATCGTGGTACTGGCGGAAGAGCCCATCGAAGCGGCGGATATCCGCAAT
This genomic interval carries:
- a CDS encoding alpha/beta hydrolase family protein, with product MPTSTAPAVATGQPWLRWTLLGLGAGAAATSIVAAATSALAAHFAKEVVTPRKRDEKLEILALIQTADGQQVILPANEDTTIEGTYSLYFDGGGGHARIGAIRSYVPREGTVQRDVEAVYSGDLRSATRGWWSGAVYPTPSALGYADEHVDVPVSGGSAPAWLIRAEAPAGTWAIMVHGRGVQRSEGLRAVHTAREIGMTSLLVSYRNDGEAPFAPDGRYGLGMTEWQDVESAMEYAFANGAEDVALFGWSMGGAICLQVADVSRYRSRIRALVLDGPVIDWMDVLTHHAELNRIPAPAGRLGQWLISNSIGRAVTGLATPVDLKSMDWVSRAEQLTVPTLILHSEDDEFVPVGPSVELAERNPRFVTFERFHRARHTKEWNADPIRWHTVTQEWLRRVVFDRPAPRGPSGG